In a genomic window of [Empedobacter] haloabium:
- a CDS encoding DUF4256 domain-containing protein, which translates to MNAALLQLLQARFEKNMQRHRDIAWSDVLARLDANPSAWPALQAMEDSGGEPDVIGLDPATGRVAFCDCSAETPAGRRSLCYDAAALDARKEQKPAGSAAGMAAQFGIELLTEEQYRALQALGEFDLKTSSWIATPPELRKQGGALFCDRRYGRVFTYHNGAQSYYAARGWRGSLTV; encoded by the coding sequence ATGAATGCCGCCCTGCTCCAGCTCTTGCAAGCCCGTTTCGAGAAGAACATGCAGCGCCACCGCGACATCGCCTGGTCCGACGTGCTGGCCCGGCTGGACGCCAATCCGTCCGCCTGGCCCGCGCTGCAGGCGATGGAGGACAGCGGCGGCGAGCCGGACGTGATCGGCCTCGATCCGGCCACCGGCCGCGTCGCCTTCTGCGACTGCTCGGCAGAGACGCCAGCGGGCCGGCGCAGCCTGTGCTACGACGCCGCCGCCCTCGACGCCCGCAAGGAGCAGAAGCCGGCCGGCAGCGCCGCCGGCATGGCGGCGCAATTCGGCATCGAACTGCTAACGGAAGAGCAGTACCGCGCCTTGCAGGCGCTGGGCGAGTTCGACCTGAAGACGTCCAGCTGGATCGCCACCCCGCCCGAGCTGCGCAAGCAGGGCGGCGCCCTGTTCTGCGACCGCCGCTACGGCCGCGTGTTCACCTACCACAACGGCGCGCAGTCGTATTACGCCGCGCGCGGCTGGCGCGGCAGCCTGACCGTATGA
- the flhF gene encoding flagellar biosynthesis protein FlhF — translation MNVKKFTAPTSREALRKVREALGPDAVILSNRPMDGVVEILALANGDAASLAQPAADAPLGMPDLEIEDTYTPSPMMAAPAPRAPAPRQPSPQQMQDAIKARMQAQMEAQREAEAQANMEARMQARAQAPARPAPGFAPAAPASRPAAAPAAPALDMDRISAMVADAVNSAKANAAAEMSTMMTELRAMRGMMETQLAELSWGSSQQREPHKAAVLREMLAAGFSATLAKMLIEKMPAGRSAEESLRWVRTVLARNISAISNEDALIENGGVFALVGPTGVGKTTSTAKLAARCVMRHGPEKLALITTDAYRIGAHEQLRIYGKILGVMVHSVKDEADLRIALKELRNKHTVLIDTVGVSQRDQMVTEQVAMLQGADADVKRLLCLNSTSTQETLTEVVRAYQGTGLAGAIMTKLDEAASIGNVLDVVIRQKLNLFYVSNGQRVPEDLHLAKPAELVERAFRSKKDVNQFADSDLPMLMAAAGNDGLREVHLG, via the coding sequence ATGAACGTCAAAAAATTTACCGCGCCCACGTCGCGTGAGGCACTGCGCAAGGTCCGCGAAGCCCTGGGCCCGGACGCGGTGATCCTGTCCAACCGTCCGATGGACGGCGTGGTCGAGATCCTGGCCTTGGCCAACGGCGATGCCGCCTCGCTGGCGCAGCCGGCCGCGGATGCGCCGCTGGGCATGCCCGACCTGGAAATCGAAGACACCTACACGCCGTCGCCGATGATGGCCGCGCCCGCTCCGCGCGCCCCGGCACCGCGCCAGCCGAGCCCGCAACAGATGCAGGACGCCATCAAGGCACGCATGCAGGCCCAGATGGAAGCGCAGCGTGAAGCGGAAGCGCAAGCCAATATGGAAGCGCGCATGCAGGCGCGGGCCCAGGCGCCGGCTCGTCCTGCGCCAGGTTTCGCCCCGGCCGCGCCGGCCAGCCGTCCCGCCGCCGCGCCTGCCGCACCGGCGCTGGACATGGACCGTATCTCGGCGATGGTGGCCGATGCCGTCAACTCCGCCAAGGCCAACGCGGCCGCGGAGATGAGCACGATGATGACGGAACTGCGCGCCATGCGCGGCATGATGGAAACGCAACTGGCCGAGTTGTCCTGGGGCTCGTCGCAGCAGCGCGAGCCGCACAAGGCCGCCGTGCTGCGCGAGATGCTGGCCGCCGGCTTCTCGGCCACCTTGGCCAAGATGCTGATCGAAAAAATGCCGGCCGGCCGCTCCGCCGAGGAAAGCCTGCGCTGGGTGCGCACCGTGCTGGCACGCAACATCAGCGCCATCTCGAACGAAGACGCACTGATCGAAAACGGCGGCGTGTTCGCGCTGGTCGGCCCGACCGGTGTCGGCAAGACCACGTCCACCGCCAAGCTGGCCGCGCGCTGCGTGATGCGCCACGGTCCGGAAAAGCTGGCCCTGATCACCACCGACGCCTACCGTATCGGCGCGCACGAACAGCTGCGCATCTACGGCAAGATCCTGGGCGTGATGGTGCACTCGGTGAAGGACGAAGCGGACCTGCGCATCGCCCTGAAGGAACTGCGCAACAAGCATACCGTGCTGATCGACACCGTCGGTGTCAGCCAGCGCGACCAGATGGTCACGGAACAGGTCGCCATGCTGCAGGGCGCCGACGCCGACGTGAAGCGCCTCTTGTGCCTGAACAGCACCTCCACCCAAGAAACGCTGACGGAAGTGGTGCGCGCCTACCAAGGCACGGGCCTGGCCGGCGCCATCATGACCAAGCTGGACGAAGCCGCATCGATCGGCAACGTGCTGGACGTGGTGATCCGCCAGAAACTGAACCTGTTCTACGTGTCGAACGGCCAGCGCGTGCCGGAAGACCTGCACCTGGCCAAGCCGGCCGAGCTGGTCGAGCGCGCCTTCCGTTCCAAGAAAGACGTCAACCAGTTCGCCGACAGCGACCTGCCGATGCTGATGGCGGCTGCCGGTAACGATGGCCTGCGCGAGGTGCACCTTGGCTAA
- a CDS encoding antiactivator of flagellar biosynthesis FleN protein encodes MANFNFDQAEGLRRMLAGPPRPRIVTFLSATPQDDKGAMLVNLGASLARAGNDVLLVDACASAHGVASRLGVDNGASLLNVARQECGLNQVVHQVPQGFNVVSMTRGEARNGPQESRRLAKAFDVMAAQAGIVLVDGEFDGEAFPVPVMASSEIVVQVSNSATSIKNAYMMIKRLNHELGRRPFGIVVTGASEAEARVVYDNMAQAASRYLAVNLVSMGSVPADEYLHRAARLGRAVVDAFPLAGASVAFRQMAGRFALGTAPTGFAGSGN; translated from the coding sequence TTGGCTAATTTCAATTTCGACCAGGCGGAGGGCCTGCGCCGGATGCTGGCGGGCCCGCCGCGGCCCCGTATCGTCACGTTCCTGTCGGCCACGCCGCAGGACGACAAGGGCGCGATGCTCGTCAACCTGGGCGCCTCGCTGGCCCGCGCCGGCAACGACGTGCTGCTGGTGGATGCCTGCGCCAGCGCGCACGGTGTCGCCTCGCGCCTCGGCGTGGACAATGGCGCCAGCCTGCTCAACGTGGCGCGCCAGGAATGCGGCCTGAACCAGGTGGTGCACCAGGTGCCGCAGGGCTTCAACGTGGTGTCCATGACGCGCGGCGAAGCGCGCAATGGCCCGCAGGAAAGCCGCCGGCTGGCCAAGGCCTTCGACGTCATGGCGGCCCAGGCTGGCATTGTGCTGGTCGACGGCGAGTTCGACGGCGAAGCGTTCCCGGTGCCGGTGATGGCCAGTTCCGAGATCGTGGTGCAGGTGTCGAACAGCGCCACGTCGATCAAGAACGCCTACATGATGATCAAGCGGCTGAACCATGAGCTGGGCCGTCGCCCGTTCGGCATCGTCGTCACGGGCGCGTCCGAAGCAGAGGCACGGGTGGTTTACGATAATATGGCGCAGGCGGCAAGCCGTTACCTGGCGGTCAATCTGGTCTCGATGGGTTCCGTGCCTGCCGACGAGTACCTGCACCGCGCCGCGCGGCTGGGCCGCGCCGTGGTGGACGCGTTCCCGCTGGCGGGCGCTTCCGTCGCATTTCGCCAGATGGCCGGGCGTTTCGCGCTGGGTACTGCGCCAACCGGGTTTGCGGGGAGCGGCAACTGA
- the motD gene encoding flagellar motor protein MotD, producing MTQYRRARRPYDEEPENHERWLISYADFITLLFAFFVVMYAISVVNTGKYKVFSDALGDAFGGAGAALTQNTEVQTTPQATPQAVRRRVMIAQEKVRMTKLAQDLLATMAPLVKEGKVRVTQDSRGVSVEINASVLFDPGEARLTEESREALQAVAVLLKDDPHAVQVEGHTDNQPIRNMYSSNWELSSIRAATVVRLFIESGVAPQRLTAVGHASNHPVADNNDPIGRARNRRVAITILSGVPDPETEIPTAAEGAEAAPAPVVAPVK from the coding sequence ATGACCCAGTACCGCCGCGCCCGCCGCCCGTACGACGAAGAGCCGGAAAACCACGAGCGCTGGCTGATCTCGTACGCCGACTTCATCACCTTGCTGTTCGCGTTCTTTGTCGTGATGTATGCCATCTCGGTGGTCAACACAGGCAAGTACAAGGTGTTCTCGGACGCGCTGGGCGATGCCTTCGGCGGCGCCGGCGCCGCGTTGACGCAGAACACGGAAGTGCAGACCACACCCCAAGCCACGCCGCAGGCGGTGCGCCGGCGCGTGATGATCGCGCAGGAAAAAGTACGGATGACCAAGCTGGCGCAGGACCTGCTGGCCACGATGGCGCCGCTGGTCAAGGAAGGCAAGGTACGGGTGACGCAGGACAGCCGCGGCGTCTCCGTCGAGATCAATGCCTCGGTGCTGTTCGACCCGGGCGAGGCCAGGCTGACGGAGGAATCGCGCGAGGCGCTGCAGGCCGTCGCCGTGCTGCTGAAGGACGATCCGCACGCGGTGCAGGTGGAAGGGCACACGGACAACCAGCCGATCCGCAATATGTATTCGTCGAACTGGGAACTGTCGTCGATTCGCGCCGCCACGGTGGTGCGGCTGTTCATCGAATCGGGCGTGGCACCGCAGCGGCTGACGGCCGTGGGCCACGCGTCGAACCATCCGGTGGCGGACAACAACGACCCGATCGGCCGGGCGCGCAACCGGCGCGTGGCCATTACCATCCTGTCGGGCGTGCCCGATCCGGAGACGGAGATTCCGACGGCGGCGGAAGGCGCCGAGGCGGCCCCGGCGCCGGTGGTCGCGCCGGTGAAATAA
- a CDS encoding RNA polymerase sigma factor FliA, whose product MYTVKGKVNKDSLLTEHMPLVKRLAHHMKAKLPPSVEVDDLVQAGMIGLLDAISRYEETHGAQFETYAVMRIRGAMLDELRSSDWMPRTMRQDMRKIENAMATLQQKLGRPPSESEVAKSLKLSLSDYQEMLSEGGGHQLVYYEDFKDDDGNDSFLDRYAHDEDADPLRALMDTDFRQAVIDAIDALPPREKLLMGLYYEEELNLKEIGAVMGVSESRVSQLHTQAVARLRATLREQAWTGPA is encoded by the coding sequence ATGTACACGGTCAAAGGGAAGGTGAACAAGGATTCGCTGCTGACGGAGCACATGCCGCTCGTCAAGCGCCTTGCCCACCACATGAAGGCAAAATTGCCGCCCAGCGTGGAAGTCGATGACCTGGTACAAGCAGGCATGATCGGCCTGCTCGACGCGATCAGTCGCTACGAGGAAACGCACGGCGCGCAGTTCGAGACCTATGCGGTGATGCGCATCCGCGGCGCCATGCTGGACGAGCTGCGCAGCAGCGACTGGATGCCGCGCACGATGCGCCAGGACATGCGCAAGATCGAGAACGCGATGGCCACCCTGCAGCAGAAGCTGGGGCGGCCGCCCAGCGAATCCGAGGTTGCGAAGTCCTTGAAACTGTCGCTGTCCGACTACCAGGAAATGCTGTCCGAAGGCGGCGGCCACCAGCTCGTCTATTACGAGGACTTCAAGGACGACGACGGCAACGACAGCTTCCTGGACCGCTACGCGCACGACGAAGATGCCGATCCGCTGCGCGCGCTGATGGACACCGACTTCCGCCAGGCCGTCATCGACGCGATCGATGCCTTGCCGCCCCGCGAGAAATTACTGATGGGCCTGTACTATGAGGAAGAGTTGAACCTGAAAGAAATCGGCGCCGTCATGGGCGTCTCCGAATCGCGCGTATCGCAATTGCATACGCAAGCCGTCGCGCGCTTGCGCGCCACTCTCCGGGAGCAGGCATGGACTGGTCCAGCGTAG
- a CDS encoding helix-turn-helix transcriptional regulator has product MSENAQRLRELVKLRQVRDRMDREYAQPLDVEALARGVQMSAGHLSRQFKLAYGESPYSYLMTRRIERAMALLRRGDMSVTDICFEVGCSSLGTFSTRFTELVGVPPSTYKAQCADATAGMPPCVAKNVTRPIRNQEAMPDKPGYSGISTSQGDTP; this is encoded by the coding sequence ATGAGCGAGAACGCGCAGCGCCTGCGTGAGCTCGTCAAGCTGCGCCAGGTACGCGACCGCATGGACCGAGAATATGCGCAGCCGCTCGACGTGGAAGCGCTGGCGCGCGGCGTGCAGATGTCGGCCGGGCACCTGAGCCGGCAGTTCAAGCTGGCCTACGGCGAGTCACCCTACTCCTACCTGATGACGCGCCGCATCGAACGGGCCATGGCGCTGCTGCGCCGGGGCGACATGAGCGTCACCGACATCTGTTTCGAGGTCGGGTGTTCGTCGCTGGGCACGTTCAGCACGCGCTTTACGGAACTGGTCGGCGTGCCGCCGTCGACCTACAAGGCGCAATGCGCGGACGCCACGGCCGGCATGCCGCCGTGCGTCGCGAAAAACGTCACGCGGCCGATCAGGAATCAAGAAGCAATGCCGGACAAGCCCGGCTACTCTGGCATCTCCACTTCGCAAGGAGACACACCATGA
- the flhA gene encoding flagellar biosynthesis protein FlhA translates to MNSLKLPAWMSGMGGGNAMSLAAPILIIMLLAMMILPLPAIVLDLFFSFNIALSIIVLLTSLYTVKPLDFMAFPAVLLVSTMLRLSLNVASTRIVLTEGHTGGAAAGKVIEAFGHFLIGGNYTIGIVVFIILTIINFVVVTKGAGRIAEVGARFALDALPGKQMAIDADLNAGLIGEADARKRRNEVSQEAEFYGAMDGASKYVRGDAVAGIMVTVINVVGGLLIGILSHGMAVGEAAKVYTLLAIGDGLVAQIPSLVISVAAGIIVSRVASDTDVGTQMVGQLFAKPQVMYITGGIIGGMGLIPGMPNFMFLSLGAALGGTGYLMDKKLKEAAANGTAGRPAGGGGGGNTAAGGAAAAGGAAAPAENEEATWADVQAVDTLGLEVGYRLIPLVDKAQSGELLKRIKGIRKKFAQEVGFLAPPVHIRDNLELKPSAYRITLKGVEVGAGEAFNGQFLAINPGMASGNLPGLATTDPAFGLPATWIDASLRDQAQGMGYTVVDAGTVVATHLNHLITTHASELLGRTEVQALLDHLGKEAPKLLEDLVPKMISLSALQKVLQNLLGEGVHIRDMRTIIEALAEHTAHTQDPNELTALVRIALGRAIVQQLFPGNGELSVMTLDNRLERLLMQALATGGADGGGIEPGLADTIAQQAAQASQQQEALGVTPVLLVPGPLRPLLSRFLRRALPQLKVLSHAEIPESKTIRVTALVGNT, encoded by the coding sequence ATGAACAGCTTGAAACTGCCGGCATGGATGAGTGGCATGGGTGGTGGCAATGCGATGAGCCTGGCCGCGCCGATCCTGATCATCATGCTGCTGGCAATGATGATCCTGCCGTTGCCGGCCATCGTCCTCGACCTGTTCTTCAGTTTCAATATCGCCCTGTCCATCATCGTGCTGCTGACCAGCCTGTACACGGTCAAGCCGCTCGACTTCATGGCCTTCCCCGCCGTGCTGCTGGTGTCCACCATGCTGCGCCTGTCGCTGAACGTGGCCTCGACCCGTATCGTGCTGACGGAAGGCCACACCGGCGGCGCGGCGGCCGGCAAGGTCATCGAGGCCTTCGGTCACTTCCTGATCGGCGGCAACTACACGATCGGTATCGTCGTCTTCATCATCCTGACCATCATTAACTTCGTCGTCGTGACGAAGGGTGCGGGCCGTATCGCCGAGGTGGGTGCCCGCTTCGCGCTGGACGCATTGCCCGGCAAGCAGATGGCGATCGACGCCGACCTGAACGCCGGCCTGATCGGCGAAGCGGACGCGCGCAAGCGTCGCAACGAGGTCTCGCAGGAAGCCGAATTCTACGGCGCGATGGACGGTGCCTCGAAATACGTGCGCGGCGACGCCGTGGCCGGCATCATGGTGACCGTCATCAACGTCGTCGGCGGCCTGCTGATCGGTATCCTGTCGCACGGCATGGCCGTCGGCGAGGCGGCCAAGGTGTACACGCTGCTGGCGATCGGCGACGGCCTGGTGGCCCAGATCCCGTCGCTGGTGATCTCCGTCGCGGCCGGTATCATCGTCTCGCGCGTGGCCAGCGATACGGACGTCGGCACCCAGATGGTGGGCCAGCTGTTCGCCAAGCCGCAGGTCATGTACATCACCGGCGGCATCATCGGCGGCATGGGCCTGATCCCGGGCATGCCGAACTTCATGTTCCTGTCGCTGGGCGCTGCGCTGGGCGGCACCGGTTACCTGATGGACAAGAAGCTGAAGGAGGCCGCGGCAAACGGCACGGCAGGGCGTCCGGCCGGCGGCGGTGGCGGCGGCAACACGGCGGCCGGCGGTGCGGCGGCGGCCGGTGGCGCGGCGGCGCCGGCGGAAAACGAGGAAGCGACCTGGGCCGACGTGCAGGCCGTCGACACGCTGGGCCTGGAAGTGGGCTACCGCCTGATCCCGCTGGTGGACAAGGCGCAAAGCGGCGAGCTGCTGAAGCGCATCAAGGGCATCCGCAAGAAATTCGCCCAGGAAGTGGGCTTCCTGGCGCCGCCGGTGCACATCCGCGACAACCTGGAGCTGAAGCCGTCGGCCTACCGCATCACCTTGAAAGGCGTGGAAGTGGGCGCGGGCGAAGCATTCAACGGCCAGTTCCTGGCGATCAATCCGGGCATGGCCAGCGGCAACCTGCCGGGCCTGGCCACGACGGACCCCGCGTTCGGCCTGCCGGCCACGTGGATCGACGCCAGCCTGCGCGACCAGGCGCAGGGCATGGGCTACACGGTGGTCGATGCCGGCACCGTGGTGGCGACGCACCTGAACCACCTGATCACGACGCACGCGTCGGAACTCCTGGGCCGCACCGAAGTGCAGGCGCTGCTGGATCACCTGGGCAAGGAAGCGCCGAAGCTGCTGGAAGACCTGGTGCCGAAGATGATTTCGCTGTCGGCCTTGCAGAAAGTGCTGCAGAACCTGCTGGGCGAAGGCGTGCACATCCGCGACATGCGCACGATCATCGAGGCGCTGGCCGAGCACACCGCGCACACGCAGGACCCGAACGAGCTGACCGCACTGGTCCGTATCGCGCTGGGCCGCGCCATCGTCCAGCAACTGTTCCCGGGCAATGGCGAACTGTCCGTGATGACCTTGGACAATCGCCTGGAACGCCTGCTGATGCAGGCGCTGGCGACGGGCGGCGCCGACGGCGGCGGCATCGAGCCGGGCCTCGCGGACACGATCGCCCAGCAGGCCGCGCAGGCATCGCAGCAGCAGGAAGCGCTGGGCGTGACGCCGGTGCTGCTGGTGCCGGGCCCGCTGCGTCCACTGCTGTCGCGCTTCCTGCGCCGCGCGCTGCCGCAGCTGAAGGTGCTGTCGCACGCCGAGATCCCGGAATCGAAGACGATCCGCGTGACGGCGCTGGTGGGCAATACCTGA
- a CDS encoding flagellar motor protein, producing MDWSSVAGILLALAGLVVGQSLEGGKLSSLVQPAAFAIVVIGTFGAVLLQTRPATLRRGILMLRWIIRPPEDSRAALKKDIQQWNQTVRRAGPLALERHMAAATDPFMAKGLRMIIDGIQPDKLRQLLDTEITAFETAERQAVRVWESAAGYSPTIGILGAVLGLIHVMENLSDPAKLGPGIAVAFVSTIYGVGLANLFFYPIANKLKNIVTAQVHQQEIAAAVFHDIATGDFSRIMDERIATLMREHT from the coding sequence ATGGACTGGTCCAGCGTAGCCGGCATACTGCTGGCACTGGCCGGCCTGGTCGTTGGACAATCGCTGGAAGGCGGCAAGCTCTCATCCCTGGTCCAGCCGGCCGCGTTCGCCATTGTGGTCATCGGTACCTTTGGCGCCGTGCTGCTGCAGACGCGCCCCGCGACCCTGCGCCGCGGCATCCTGATGCTGCGCTGGATCATCCGCCCGCCGGAAGACAGCCGCGCCGCGCTGAAAAAGGACATCCAGCAGTGGAACCAGACGGTGCGCCGTGCCGGCCCGCTGGCGCTGGAGCGCCATATGGCGGCCGCCACCGACCCCTTCATGGCCAAGGGCTTGCGTATGATCATCGACGGCATCCAGCCCGATAAATTGCGCCAGCTGCTGGACACGGAAATCACCGCTTTCGAGACGGCCGAACGGCAGGCCGTGCGCGTGTGGGAATCGGCCGCCGGCTACTCGCCCACGATCGGCATCCTGGGCGCCGTGCTGGGCCTGATCCACGTGATGGAAAACCTGTCCGATCCGGCCAAGCTGGGCCCAGGGATTGCGGTGGCGTTCGTCTCCACGATTTACGGTGTCGGCCTGGCCAACCTGTTCTTCTATCCGATCGCCAACAAGCTGAAGAATATCGTCACGGCCCAGGTGCACCAGCAGGAAATCGCCGCCGCCGTGTTCCACGACATCGCCACGGGCGACTTCAGCCGCATCATGGACGAACGCATCGCCACCTTGATGCGCGAGCACACTTGA
- a CDS encoding TonB-dependent siderophore receptor — MSCHKKPIAAAAAALVTLIQCHAALAAPADEAEAPISVVTVNGTRAEPYNPVSAMTATKVDAPLRDIPQTVNVIPEQLLRDQSVGSMEEAMKFVPGVGLSHGDGQRDQVTLRGFSAIADQFVDGLRDDALYFRDLSNIERIEVLKGPAAVLYGRGSSGGLINRISKKPGANRREVMAKVGSDNRRRGEMDLAATEGNMAFRVTGAVERADGYRDQQFVERDAVAPSLQFQLGAATTLLLQAEHLSDRRVTDFGVPSYQGRPVDVPASTYYGAANARDVDYSHAEVTALGFTLEHRFSDRLSLRNAYRHYDYTLARYNTLVGAVNETLLTASLNRTNLRREESGWFNQTELTQTASLGGMTHKLLYGIEVGKQNKDQVTRSQNGIATVALFNPVLPVLDKTLTVAPSTDNVGIMKTASAYVQDLVALTEQWKALVGVRYDHFEQETLERRAGQSNLGRTDVAWSPRAGLVWQPSAAQSYYVSFSKSFQPSAENFALAANNAQIEPEETTNKEVGGKFDFLGGALSATASLFRLERTNIKATDPVTNRLVPIGTQRTDGLELTLTGQLPQGWQVWAGYGYLDAKVTSSPALDSSDNVFKRVPVQGKRATLTPRHSANLWLAKSFGNGLRAGAGINAVDQRFANPGNTVALPGFATIDAMAGWKLGRVDLQLNVYNLLDRSYIVSGHGSSPNLNMPGAPRSAALTARYQF, encoded by the coding sequence ATGTCCTGCCACAAAAAGCCGATCGCCGCCGCCGCGGCCGCCCTGGTCACGTTGATCCAATGCCATGCCGCCCTGGCCGCGCCCGCCGACGAGGCGGAGGCGCCCATCAGCGTCGTGACCGTCAACGGCACCCGTGCCGAACCCTACAACCCCGTCTCGGCAATGACGGCCACCAAGGTGGACGCCCCGCTGCGCGACATCCCGCAAACCGTCAACGTGATTCCGGAACAACTGCTGCGCGACCAGTCGGTCGGCTCGATGGAAGAGGCGATGAAGTTCGTGCCGGGCGTGGGCCTGTCGCATGGCGACGGCCAGCGTGACCAGGTCACCCTGCGCGGCTTCTCGGCCATTGCCGACCAGTTCGTCGACGGCCTGCGCGACGATGCGCTGTACTTCCGCGACCTGTCCAATATCGAGCGCATCGAGGTGCTGAAGGGCCCGGCCGCCGTGCTGTACGGGCGCGGTTCCTCGGGCGGCCTGATCAACCGGATCAGCAAGAAGCCGGGCGCCAACCGCCGCGAGGTGATGGCCAAGGTGGGCAGCGACAACCGCCGCCGCGGCGAGATGGACCTGGCCGCGACCGAAGGCAATATGGCGTTCCGCGTGACGGGTGCCGTCGAGCGCGCGGACGGCTACCGCGACCAGCAGTTCGTCGAACGCGACGCCGTCGCGCCGTCGCTGCAGTTCCAGCTTGGTGCCGCCACGACCCTGCTGTTGCAGGCCGAGCACCTGTCCGACCGCCGCGTGACGGACTTCGGCGTGCCGTCGTACCAGGGCCGCCCGGTCGACGTGCCGGCCAGCACCTACTACGGCGCCGCCAACGCGCGCGACGTGGACTACTCGCACGCCGAGGTGACGGCGCTGGGCTTCACCTTGGAGCACCGCTTCAGCGACCGGCTGAGCCTGCGCAACGCCTACCGTCACTACGACTACACCCTGGCGCGCTACAACACCCTGGTCGGCGCCGTCAACGAGACGTTGCTGACGGCCTCGCTGAACCGCACCAACCTGCGCCGCGAGGAAAGCGGCTGGTTCAACCAGACCGAGCTGACGCAAACGGCCAGCCTGGGCGGCATGACGCACAAGCTGCTGTACGGCATCGAAGTGGGCAAGCAGAACAAGGACCAGGTCACCCGCTCGCAGAACGGCATCGCCACCGTGGCGCTGTTCAATCCGGTGCTGCCGGTGCTGGACAAGACGCTGACGGTGGCGCCTTCGACCGACAACGTCGGCATCATGAAGACGGCCAGCGCCTACGTGCAGGACCTGGTGGCGCTGACCGAGCAGTGGAAGGCGCTGGTCGGTGTGCGCTATGACCACTTCGAGCAGGAAACGCTCGAGCGCCGCGCCGGCCAGAGCAACCTGGGCCGCACGGACGTGGCCTGGAGCCCCAGAGCCGGCCTGGTCTGGCAGCCGTCGGCGGCGCAGTCGTATTACGTGTCGTTCAGCAAATCGTTCCAGCCGTCGGCCGAGAACTTCGCGCTGGCCGCCAACAACGCCCAGATCGAGCCGGAGGAAACGACCAACAAGGAAGTGGGCGGCAAGTTCGATTTCCTCGGCGGCGCCCTGTCCGCCACGGCCTCGCTGTTCCGCCTGGAGCGCACCAATATCAAGGCCACCGACCCGGTCACGAACCGCCTGGTGCCGATCGGCACGCAGCGCACGGATGGCCTGGAGCTGACCCTGACGGGCCAGCTGCCGCAGGGCTGGCAGGTGTGGGCCGGCTACGGCTACCTGGATGCGAAGGTGACGTCGTCGCCGGCGCTGGACAGCAGCGACAATGTGTTCAAGCGCGTGCCGGTGCAGGGTAAACGCGCCACGCTGACGCCGCGCCACAGCGCCAACCTGTGGCTGGCCAAATCCTTCGGCAACGGCCTGCGCGCGGGCGCCGGGATCAACGCTGTCGACCAGCGCTTCGCCAACCCGGGCAACACGGTCGCCCTGCCCGGCTTCGCCACCATCGACGCGATGGCCGGCTGGAAGCTGGGCCGCGTCGACCTGCAGCTGAACGTGTACAACCTGCTGGACCGCTCGTACATCGTGTCCGGCCATGGCAGCTCGCCGAACCTGAACATGCCGGGTGCGCCACGCTCGGCGGCGTTGACGGCGCGCTATCAGTTCTAA
- a CDS encoding VOC family protein — protein sequence MNLTIHSTFINHLDPEASLAFYRDKLGFEVRKDVAYGGLRWITVGPAGQPETSIVLAPPGVGPGVTDEERRVITEMMAKGTYGMLLLATRNLDEAFDRLQGRDVEIVQEPTMQPYGVRDFAVRDPAGNMVRIQQAA from the coding sequence ATGAACCTGACCATCCACTCGACCTTCATCAACCACCTCGACCCGGAGGCGTCGCTGGCGTTCTACCGCGACAAGCTGGGCTTTGAAGTACGCAAGGACGTGGCCTACGGCGGCCTGCGCTGGATCACGGTCGGCCCTGCCGGCCAGCCGGAAACGTCCATCGTACTGGCGCCGCCGGGCGTGGGCCCGGGCGTGACGGACGAGGAACGCCGCGTCATCACGGAAATGATGGCCAAGGGCACCTACGGCATGCTGCTGCTGGCAACGAGGAACCTGGACGAAGCGTTCGACCGGCTGCAGGGGCGCGACGTAGAGATCGTGCAGGAGCCGACCATGCAGCCGTATGGGGTGCGCGATTTCGCGGTGCGCGATCCGGCGGGGAATATGGTGCGGATTCAGCAGGCGGCTTGA